The following are encoded together in the Corticium candelabrum chromosome 1, ooCorCand1.1, whole genome shotgun sequence genome:
- the LOC134193968 gene encoding uncharacterized protein LOC134193968 — translation MNTKHFMEWYQKQLLPHCPPKSVIVLDNAKYHNGVVEKVPTKSSTKKDIMAYLDKHSITYDKQRLKSELFMLIKATNPQTKYLTDVLSNDAGHDVLRLPVGHCELNPIELVWAQVKGYAADHNKEFTMRAIEQLAREGVENVSAAKWKKCVDHVIQKVENHYRTSDGVVEQAVESLVIEVGAEDSSDSEEILLGDDENDNND, via the coding sequence ATGAATACCAAGCATTTTATGGAATGGTACCAAAAACAGCTGTTGCCTCACTGTCCGCCCAAGTCGGTCATTGTCCTTGACAACGCCAAGTACCACAATGGTGTTGTTGAGAAAGTGCCCACCAAGAGCAGCACGAAAAAGGATATAATGGCGTACCTGGACAAGCACAGTATTACCTACGATAAGCAACGCCTGAAATCTGAGTTGTTCATGCTAATAAAGGCGACCAACCCACAAACGAAATACCTCACTGACGTTCTCTCCAATGATGCAGGTCATGATGTCCTCAGACTTCCGGTGGGCCATTGTGAACTGAATCCTATAGAACTGGTATGGGCGCAAGTCAAAGGATACGCTGCAGACCACAACAAGGAGTTTACAATGAGAGCCATCGAACAACTGGCCAGAGAAGGCGTTGAAAACGTGTCGGCGGCCAAATGGAAGAAGTGTGTCGACCACGTTATCCAGAAAGTGGAAAACCACTACAGAACATCAGACGGCGTGGTAGAACAAGCAGTAGAAAGTCTAGTTATAGAAGTAGGTGCAGAGGactcttcagacagtgaagagatcctGCTAGGAGACGACGAGAATGATAACAATGATTAG